From a region of the Candidatus Deferrimicrobiaceae bacterium genome:
- a CDS encoding GTP-binding protein produces the protein MNVADTLRIVIVGHVDHGKSTLIGRLFYDTGSLPEERYREIERACREQGREFEFAYLMDALEEEREHNITIDTAQTFFRTVMRPYIIIDAPGHKEFLKNMITGAAAADAAILLVDGAEGVREQTRRHAYILSLLGLPQVVVAVNKLDLVGYRRIRFLEIEEEIRRFLGSVGIVPSYVVPISAREGDNIAANSSRMPWYGGPTLLEALDSFSPAREATGLPLRFPVQDVYVWDRKRIYAGRVESGSVRPGARVAFSPSGKSSVVRTVEKWNRPDCPQAAAGECAGITLEDELFLERGEVMGTRENVPASASEVSASLFWLGIAPMRLNQRYVMKLATGEAEVTLSTITERINSSTLEVIERHPDRVENLDVANVTFTLHRPLAADTFEENPRLGRFVVAEDGFVAGGGIVREVRSDPVGARTRVIRLDARLMTEPDGNLIDLSREAGPIEFDLSPGFLDRLEAGEKVVIRLRTADQFEKLARLAFGHHMGLEFGRDGEGGKVVLCRERPVRLLAAEETGPVI, from the coding sequence GTGAACGTTGCGGATACGCTCCGGATAGTCATCGTCGGGCACGTCGACCACGGGAAATCCACCCTGATCGGTCGGCTCTTCTACGATACCGGCTCGCTTCCCGAGGAGCGGTACCGGGAGATCGAGCGCGCTTGCCGGGAGCAGGGGCGGGAGTTCGAGTTCGCCTATCTGATGGACGCACTCGAGGAGGAGCGCGAGCACAACATCACGATCGACACCGCCCAGACTTTCTTCCGCACAGTAATGCGCCCCTACATCATCATCGACGCCCCGGGGCACAAGGAGTTCCTGAAGAACATGATCACCGGCGCGGCGGCCGCCGACGCGGCGATTCTCCTGGTGGACGGCGCCGAGGGGGTTCGGGAGCAGACGAGGCGCCACGCCTACATCCTCTCCCTTCTGGGCCTGCCGCAGGTGGTGGTGGCGGTCAACAAGCTCGACCTGGTGGGGTACCGCCGGATACGGTTCCTCGAAATCGAGGAGGAGATCCGCAGGTTCCTCGGGTCCGTCGGGATCGTCCCTTCGTATGTCGTCCCCATCTCGGCCAGGGAGGGGGACAACATCGCGGCGAATTCCTCGCGCATGCCCTGGTACGGCGGCCCGACGCTTCTCGAGGCGCTCGACTCGTTTTCCCCCGCCCGGGAGGCGACCGGCCTTCCGCTGCGGTTTCCGGTCCAGGATGTCTACGTGTGGGACCGCAAGCGGATCTACGCGGGACGGGTGGAGTCCGGATCGGTGCGCCCCGGCGCCCGCGTGGCCTTTTCGCCGTCGGGGAAATCCTCCGTCGTACGAACGGTGGAGAAGTGGAACCGTCCCGACTGCCCGCAGGCCGCGGCCGGGGAGTGCGCCGGCATCACGCTCGAGGACGAGCTCTTCCTGGAACGGGGGGAAGTGATGGGAACCCGGGAAAACGTTCCGGCGTCCGCGAGTGAAGTGTCGGCGAGCCTATTCTGGCTGGGGATCGCCCCCATGCGACTGAATCAGAGATATGTCATGAAGCTCGCCACGGGCGAGGCCGAGGTGACACTCTCGACGATCACCGAGAGGATCAACTCGTCGACGCTGGAGGTCATCGAGCGGCACCCTGACCGGGTGGAGAACCTGGATGTGGCCAACGTCACCTTCACGCTCCACCGGCCTTTGGCCGCGGACACCTTCGAGGAAAACCCGAGGCTGGGCCGGTTTGTGGTCGCGGAGGACGGGTTCGTCGCGGGGGGAGGGATCGTCCGCGAGGTGCGGTCGGACCCGGTGGGGGCGCGGACGCGGGTGATCCGGCTCGACGCGCGGCTTATGACCGAGCCGGACGGCAACCTGATCGACCTGTCCCGGGAAGCGGGCCCGATCGAGTTCGATCTCTCGCCGGGATTCCTCGACCGCCTCGAGGCAGGGGAAAAGGTGGTGATCCGCCTCCGGACGGCGGACCAGTTTGAAAAACTCGCCCGGCTGGCGTTTGGGCACCACATGGGGCTCGAGTTCGGGCGCGACGGGGAAGGGGGGAAAGTTGTCCTCTGCCGGGAGCGCCCCGTGCGCCTTCTCGCCGCGGAAGAAACCGGGCCGGTGATCTAG
- a CDS encoding nitrite/sulfite reductase codes for MEVQAEIEEVARAIDAVRSGAISPEEFRRVRVIQGIYPIRGGTDRFLLRIRIPLGRPSPFHLRAIADAADRFASGRPVHLTTRQDVHIYDIGIRDIPEAMAFLAERGLTTREACGDTVRNVVVCPFAGIARDEPFDVVPYADAIGRYLLRNPLGQGLPRKFKIAFEGCGSGDHVGLACHDVGVRAVRSDNGCPGFRVTLAGGLGALPQAGIPLEPFTPAGDLGDTILAVLRLFDRLGDRQRRGRARLKFVALSMGEDPFRQAVVDERRALENASGRRLRLPEPAIRPSPCSHEGKKPPGWPGAFFQRGNGVVAVPLQVPLGDLAPEQLRLLAEIAEQADVTVRLTQAQGILVSDVPEDLAAVLAGKLREAGFRPPGDIALTRCAGTETCTVGTTRVRSLADLIEKEVLCYGDTDVSAGRGISMRISGCANGCGRHLLADIGLQGVARSVTGLGEGTGRLASHYMLFLGGGQDENGGVRFGTRVGRIPARRVIEAVKHVLAVLRHGAIPGERAGETISRLGVPTFTAALGDLLEPPPESFLEEDFLDLGTLGPVRFPHRPHGAAGSLIRFPDTISGGA; via the coding sequence ATGGAAGTTCAGGCGGAAATCGAGGAGGTGGCACGGGCGATCGACGCGGTCCGGTCCGGTGCCATCTCGCCGGAGGAATTCCGCCGGGTCCGGGTCATTCAGGGGATCTATCCCATTCGTGGGGGGACGGACCGTTTCCTTCTCCGCATCCGGATCCCGCTCGGGCGCCCATCGCCTTTCCACCTGCGCGCGATCGCCGATGCGGCCGACCGGTTTGCATCGGGGCGCCCTGTCCACCTGACCACAAGGCAGGACGTGCACATCTACGACATCGGCATCCGGGACATTCCGGAGGCGATGGCGTTCCTCGCGGAAAGGGGGCTCACCACCCGCGAGGCGTGCGGTGATACTGTGCGCAACGTCGTAGTGTGCCCCTTCGCCGGGATCGCGCGGGACGAACCCTTCGACGTAGTACCGTACGCGGACGCGATCGGCAGGTACCTGCTTCGGAACCCCCTCGGGCAAGGATTGCCCAGGAAGTTCAAGATCGCCTTCGAGGGGTGCGGGAGTGGCGACCACGTGGGTCTTGCCTGCCATGACGTCGGTGTACGGGCGGTTCGCTCCGATAACGGCTGCCCGGGTTTCCGCGTGACCCTCGCGGGCGGGCTCGGCGCGCTGCCGCAGGCGGGAATCCCACTGGAACCGTTCACGCCGGCAGGCGACCTCGGGGATACGATCCTGGCCGTCTTACGCCTGTTCGACCGCCTTGGGGACAGGCAGAGAAGGGGGAGGGCCCGTCTCAAGTTCGTCGCCCTTTCGATGGGGGAAGATCCCTTCCGACAGGCGGTGGTGGACGAGCGTCGTGCATTGGAGAACGCGTCCGGGCGGAGGCTTAGACTTCCGGAGCCGGCCATCCGGCCCTCCCCGTGTTCCCACGAAGGGAAGAAGCCTCCGGGTTGGCCCGGAGCGTTCTTCCAGAGAGGGAACGGGGTCGTAGCCGTCCCCCTGCAAGTGCCTCTCGGCGATCTGGCGCCGGAGCAACTGCGCCTGCTGGCGGAGATCGCGGAACAGGCCGATGTGACCGTCAGGCTGACGCAGGCGCAGGGGATCCTGGTCTCGGACGTCCCGGAGGATCTTGCCGCTGTCCTGGCGGGGAAGTTACGGGAGGCGGGGTTTCGCCCTCCCGGGGATATAGCCCTTACCCGCTGTGCCGGGACGGAAACCTGCACGGTGGGAACGACGAGGGTACGCTCCCTTGCTGACCTGATCGAGAAGGAGGTCCTGTGCTACGGGGATACCGACGTGTCAGCGGGCCGCGGAATCAGCATGAGAATCTCCGGATGCGCCAACGGGTGCGGGCGGCACCTGCTCGCCGACATCGGCCTGCAGGGGGTGGCCCGCTCCGTCACCGGTCTGGGGGAGGGTACGGGCCGCCTGGCGTCGCACTACATGCTCTTCCTGGGGGGCGGACAGGACGAAAACGGAGGGGTCCGGTTCGGCACGAGAGTGGGCCGCATCCCCGCGCGCCGCGTTATCGAGGCGGTGAAGCACGTTCTCGCCGTCTTGCGCCATGGTGCGATTCCGGGGGAAAGAGCCGGGGAGACGATATCGCGGCTGGGAGTACCCACGTTCACCGCTGCTCTCGGGGACCTGCTGGAGCCGCCCCCGGAATCGTTTTTGGAGGAGGATTTTCTCGACCTGGGCACCTTAGGACCCGTGCGATTCCCCCACCGACCGCACGGGGCCGCAGGTTCCCTGATACGCTTTCCGGATACGATTTCCGGTGGCGCGTGA